CCATCTTGCATTGTAGTCCATTTGTCTTTAGACTGTAGGAAGGTGCAATGGGTTTCTCAATTTTTTGGTTGACCCAAGCAGTTATCTCACAAACTTCAGATACTTAAGTAAGAAACCCTAAGAAATTGAATTCCTATTGTGATTCCTTCTTAAACAAAATTTATACTTTATTTTTAGGAAACTATTTTTATTGTGGAATTCAGTTCCAACTAAAATGGAAACATGttgctggaaaaaaaaaaaaaaaactggaatCATGATATAAACATGGCAATTGTGATGCTCTTGATAGCCAGTCTTGCACCAACATTATATATGATTTTAGTGCCAATTACTTGGATGGAAGATGGAAGATGGAAGATACAAAGGAGAGGAGGAAATGTGACAAAAAGATGTACATAAAGGATGAAGCTCCATATATCATTAAGTTTGTGAGCCTTTCCTTCCTCTCTCCCTATAACTCTCATACTAGTAATTCGACTATTGTCTCATCATGCCACTTGGGATAGGTCTGTATGAGGAAAAGAAAAACTCCATCTTAAATTCGCTTTTACCATGGTTTGCCATGTATTCTTCACGAGAAATCTATGCTTATTAAACATTTATACATGTGTGGGATGCAAATATGATCTTGGAAAGGTAAGATAATGTTTCTATGAATGAATTTATAATACGAGTTATGTCTAATAAAAATTGAAATCTACTTTATATTTCTCTGATAATTAGCTATAGCACTGGTCTGGTGCACTTTTTGGTTTACGCCCAATTGATTAGCATTGAGAAGTATCTCATCGTGGAAAAGATGACTCCTCGTATCTTCCTTGCAAAATGTTATTTGAATGCCAATATGTGTGATAAATGTTGCAAAATTGTGTGGTTCTTTTAATTTTCTCATAAATTTTGCTTGATGTAAACAGTGCATGAACAGATTAACCAATCATATGATATATCTAACCAAAATGCCTCTTCTATACAACCATCCATCTTACTATTTGATTATAATATTACTTTCTCTTCTTTCTTGAGATGGAGTGGagttatctcttttttttttcccatgTTCTTAGGTTGTAAAATGCCAGTAATTCAGATGAGTAATTCGAGATTTACAAAGCCTAAAGGCTTGAAGCATGAGCCAACCCCTTACTTGTTCATTGCCAATTGTGGACCAGCTGTGGGCATaccttttgaaaatattgaaTCTGCCTTTAGCATTTTTGGGAAGGTCATTGGAGTCCATGCTGCTGATGAAACTGGTGCCCGTGTGATTGTTTGCTTTTCTGAAGTCAATGCTGCTGAAGCAGCCATTAAAATGTTAAATGGATGCCCTTGTGCTGAACTTGGAGGGAGAACCTTGCACATACGCTATTCAGCAATTCAGCCACCGCAAAAGGTTTAGTCAGAGACTAATTCTTTAAATTGAGTAATGCATCTTATGTTTAAGTGTTTTACAGACATGTATTGTTTAAATATGTCTGAGTTTATATTTGTTTCCAGCAGATATATCCTACTTGATGATTAGGACATATCATCTAAATCCCTTACTTTGCCCAATATAGTTATCAACATATAATCTCTCATATATAGAATATATCCCACATTGAAATTCAGGTGGGCATTTATAGATACTAAAAACGGTTTTAGTtaagctgatttttttttttttgaaaggagCCCACAAATTATATTTGATGTGTATGGACGCAAGCCCTCATTTGGTAAAGGTGGATTTCAGACACATGTAACACCTTAGCCACAACTTCCAGGTCCTTTGCCAACACTGTAGCAGACACTGTAATTGAGACAAATTACTATTATGTCTCCTCTAAAAATGATGGGCTATAATTATCTATTTACTCCTTTATATCAAATACTAAGAGGACTCATTGTTATTGACTTTTGTTTTATCTATTTAGTCTACCATTGCATCAGTGTGTATATATTGCTGCCATGTGTCTTGATGGTCACATGTTCGAGTCGTAAAAATAGTCTCTTGCAATGTAGAGTAAGGTCATGTGCAATAGACCCCGGGACCCTGCATTAGCAGGAACTTTGTGTACCAGGCTTCCCTTTTACTACTCAGAGAGGTAACTTTTTTAATAGTTCTTAGTTTGGGTACTATTTCAATAGCAAAGAAATTACATTCAATGAGGGAACAATTACAGGAAGTAAATTTTGTGATGCTTTCTCTAGGTGATCTTTATTTTATGTACAGTTTCTATTGTTTCCAGAGTTTGAAGGATCATTTAGTGTCATGCTATTAATTATGAGATACTGAAATATTTGTGGAATTTGTCAATCAATCATGATCATAATGTTTGAAGAGTCCACTGCTATTTTATTGAGTTATTCTTTGCTTGTTCCACTTGGAACATTTTGTAAGTACTAGATCGTGAAGCATAAGAGTGATTTTAAGATTTTTATATAAGCATATTTCTAGTAACTTCTTATGCATTAGAGTTAAAATCATATCTGTTGCAAATTGTTTATAATCAGTCTACCAAGCATagtttaattctttttcttttagaatttatCTTGGTAGTTCTCCAAAAGGAAAAATGATTCTCAAGTGAAAATCTTGAGAAATTATTTTCTGAGGTTTGTAGATAGGTAGTGGAAAAGCACAGCATACCACCGAGTGTTGATGACATCTTCCTTCATGGTCTTTATTGTCTCAGCTTAATTTTATGTGAATTTACTAGTTGGTTGGAATATCTCACATTCAAAAATGTTGTAACCAACTGCCTTCTCAATGTTGATAAAAGTGTGAATTCTTTTAGTTCTAAATCATCAAAGAACTAGTCATATATACCTACACCGTGATATTTTCTACAAGGCTTCTATTCCCTTCATTTTGTCATTTTTTTGTAATGGAAATCAATTAAACCCAAACTAGATCAGTTGTCTCCTTTCCTGTTTAGTCTACTACTAATGGTACTAAGATGAGTTGAACTAATCTGGATTGGTCTAGACTGACCCAATTGCATATTAAAGCAACCAATTGCATTTGCATATGTGCGAGATGTAATGCAGTTGCATATGGATAGACTACCTAAAGCTTTGGAGCTGCAGGTGAAGTGCCAATGACAGGCGAGTTCTTTTCAGTCTGATGGGATAAACAGCAATTTCTAAATGAACTGGAGGCATGATGGAAGCTGAACCCAGATATGCTTCCTCACTGACTACTAGcttctgtattttttttaatcttatttaGCAACCTATTATCCTGCTATTTGTCATGTTGTAGCCTTTGGTTCTCCGCAGTTTAACCTTTTTATCAATGCCACCTGAGTGAGAACCAAGCTCACTCTTACCTTTcctcagaaaaaaaaaacaaacaatgaTTGGTTTATGATATCTGCCCTGCTCTCCCTTGTCTTTCCACACTACATATAATAGAGTTGACAATATTAGACACTACCCAATATCATGACCCAACACAACTAGAAACACAATTAACAAAGataaaacctaaaagcaacacaATATCACCCAAACATATAAATAGGTTAACTTGAAATGAGCTATTTGTctagataattatttttaaaaatattaataacttTTATGCCACATAATAAACTTTTAGGGAGTAacaatacttttaaaaaaaagtataatCAATTTAATATTTTCTCTTAGAGATTTTTGTTGACCCATTTATGACACAATTAATATGGCACAAATGACCACCcctaatatataataataaaataaatatatagtgGAACAAACTACGTAGATAATTTCTGTTGGCGTGGGATTAGAAAAACAaataaattggtgtatgatatgCATTAACACAAAACCAGCGTTTGGCAGTTATATAACATCACAAGTATGAAATAGTTGCAGTAGTCTCTCTTGCTACTAATTAAACAATTTTCTGGTTGCTAACATTGTTCACTTTCTAGGAAActttatgtttttagttttaCCTATCCAATACTATTGTTCAAATTGACTGTGATGTCTTCAAGTCATATCacacttttttttatatatatatttttacaacATGAAGGAGCTGATTTTTCTCATGCATTGACCTTTGTGTGATTACATGTTTCTCCTCATTTTGGGCACttcattttttaatgaaaaatccATGGAGACAGATTTATGCTTGTCCATGACTAACATCATACTATATCTAGGTCCATGGTGATAATGTGCTTCCAGTGTCTTTCTTAGCATCGGATTTGGATATTCCAGGAATCTATTTGGTGCATGATTTTATTACTTTGGAGGAGGAACAGGTCAGGAatgattgaaaaatatattttgtagAAATTCTTCATGAATAGTATGGTGGTAGCTTACTGGTAGATTAGTTAATTTCTGCTATGATGCAATTCTGAAGTGACAAACACCAGGATACTTGATTCACACTTGTGTGTATTCAATTTACTATAGAGGTCACCAAGGATTTCTTTATAAGAAGGCTTCTATAGAAAACCCAACTATTATTTTTGTTACTTAATTGGTTTTCCTTAGTGTGCAGAAAatcatttttattttccaatGCTTCTTTGATTTGATATCTGGTAGCCCACTTTTATCAATAATATGATCTCAGGAACTTCTTGCGGAAGTTGACAATAGGAAATGGATAAATCTGGCAAAACGACGAGTTCAGCATTATGGCTATGAATTTCTATACAAGGTAAATTGCTTCCTATCTAGTTAAACTTTTGATCAGTTGTGTCTGGATCTCGTAGAAAAGCTGATTCTTTTCTGTCAAATTCTTAAATTATCGTAATGTTAATTTCAATATTTCATGATTGGTAAGGTTTTGATGTAACTATTTCTGTGTCAAGACCTGTTTTATTCTAGCTTATGTCAGCCCACAACTGAGGTAAACTATTGCTGTTagcataatattttatttttttttgacattttAGAACATTATACATTTATGAGTGTATTGTGTGCAAGGTATTTCTCATTTGTCAAGCCAGATAGCTCCTTCTGGAATTGCCTCCATGTTAAGCCTGTTCTAGTATATTCTGGTTTTATTAGTTGGGTAACTAAAATTTTATCTCTGGATGGTTATGGTGAATAATGACTCCCATCACTATTTTGTTATGCAGACAAGAAATGTTGATTCAAAGCAGTTTTTAGGTGAGCTCCCATATTTTGTTTCTAACATACTTCAGAAAATTGCATCATTTCCTGGTCTTGTTGATGATCAGAATAAAGAGATGGATCAGTTAACGGTATGTCaggacattttttttttcctttcaaaaaGTAGTTTTACTTATCTTTTCAAAGTATTTGTACTGCAATAAACTACAGATACTTTGGTGCATCTTCAGTTGTGAAACAAAAGAAACGAAACATTTTTTTTCAACCAGTTGATAACAACGATAACAACTGGTGAATAACAATTGTCAAAACCATTTTTTTTTCAACAGAAGTGAACCTTCAATTATTataacaatgatttttttttcatccaTCTTTAGGTTGCCACAGAAGTAGTTGAAAACTTGAAATATGGACTAAACGCCGATTGCTACAATTGGGATTCTAACCTTGTGCCAACTAGTAGAATTTCAGGCGCCTAATAAAGAGAACAAAAGGAAACTGTTTCTGTTTCTAAGTAATAGCTAATTGTTATCACGGTTGTTTTggttcaaaatattttataattagttGAAGCTATAATGCAATGCAGAATATTGCATGTGTCCATGTATTTGTTATTTGGATTTGTGCCCTTGATATTAAATCATCAAGTGGGTGTCTCATTCTGGTTAAGTATTAAAATTCTGCctctttttccttttctagttTTAGATAGAACAGTAGATTTTTGCTTCATTGAATCAAATTTTATATAGAAGTTGTTGTGCGCTGTGAAATATAAAAACCATctatttggaatgaaaaataaaagtttCAAAGAAATATGTAATTCCTAATATGGCTTCCATAGTAATTCAAATTTCGTTAGACCTAATTTCGTACTgttgaatttgaattaaactcTCAAATAGACAAAATTGAATAGTTCTATTCAAAATTAGAAAGGTAAAAGGGTATCCTTTTCATATTTAACCAAAAGGGTGTCCTCTTCGAGATTCACAAAGGGCATTTTTTTATTCTTTAGTGTTGGTTATGTACCAGTTGAATCAAGGATGAATCTcatatataataatataaataatataaagatACGGCTTAATGCATTTTTTAtgctttttctaaaaaaatattttgcaagcaAGATTATGGTACTAGAAACTAAACAAACACATCAGAAAAAATAAATAGTAACCATTGGGTCATGATTATGATAGTCTAAAATGATTAAAGTCATTCTTTTTCATTCGATTTCCTTAGCTTATGATACCCTGCTATATACTTCAACTTGGAAATGTTTATAAGCTTTAACTTTAAATTTACTACAGGTTAATGAATATCCATGCGGGGTGGGTTTATCCCCACACATAGACACCCACTCAGCTTTTGATGAACTTATCTTCAGCCTCTCTGTTGCTGGTTCATGCATAATGGAATTCAGGAGATATCCTCTAGGAACTTGGCAATTTCCATCTGCATCTGTTGATGAAATAAATGAAGACAGCACTCTTTTGTCTTCTAACACCATTAGAAAAGCTATATTTCTTCCTTCTCGTTCTATGCTCTTGATGTCTGGGGAAGGGCGGTACGCTTGGAATCATTATATTCCACATCACAAAGtatatttcttttccttctttttcttgtaactATTTGGCTCATCTAAATTTGCTTGGCCATCATTTGTTCTTTCAAGCTTTGAAGTTTTTTACTGTACATTACAACAAAACAACAAGAATACTAAGGCCCAAACTATCTGAAGTTGGCTCTATCTGTTTCCTCACCATTGACATCTACTGAGGGCCGCCATATCACAACTGTTGAACCAACTAATCACCTTTACTTTTGTTCTTAGACAAAAATTGTCAGTTCTTCCAACACCTGTCCAACTTGTTTAGTTTATACAAGTAGGCATAGAACAAAATGAATATATCAAAGTATCTGTAATCCATAGCTGGAGATCTGCTACTTTAAACAATGTCTTGCAGGTTGACATAATAGGAGACAAGCAAATAAGAAGAAGTTCTCGGAGGGTTTCCTTCACTTTTCGCAAGGTTTGTGTATAATATTCTTGTTTCCTCATATAGTTACCGTTGTTAATTAGCTAATTAGTCTCTTAGGATATCTTTGAGAATATGGACTGCAGTTACTGATTTTTAGGAGATTTGACAAGTAGTCTTTCTTTATTTTGTAGATATGTTATTGTACAATAGGTTTTATTTCAAAGGAATACTAATTCATCAATTTCCTCAGTTTGTCTGTGTGCATGTTTTGTTATGCTTGTATGTTAACTTGGATAGATAAAGGGAGCAAGTACTTTCCCTAAATCAATTTGCTGCTTATTATTTTGTAATATTGAAGAAGACACAGAATAGATACTTTTTAAAGTTGCTTTAGGTGGTTTTCTTTTTCACATCTAATTGTTTTTTCAATAACAATGCTAATTTTAGCCTTATTTATCCAAATATACCTTTTCTTGCTTCTatttcttatatttattttttccatttaTGTAAATCTGTTGGAACTAGTTgtcttttttatgttttttttctcgGCAAACTGTAGAATATATTTATTACCTGTTTGATCATCTCATTTGTATGCAACATGAGATTGGTTCCAGATACCATCCGCTATGAAATTTCTGAACTTTTATAAACTTCACTTTAGTATTGACAGAATACATATTGTAGTCATTTTCATTTAACTTTTCATTAATAATGTTCTACTATATGTCAATCAAGATTTACTTTAAGAAGAATCATTTTTGTTATGCTTTTCATGTCTGTTTTTGTTGCATCCCCCACTTTCCTATTACTTGTCACACGAAcggaacaagttgtaaataagATTATATGAGCTTTCTTATCCATTCATCCATTCAGATAAAAACTTCATCGGTGTGGTTTCATAATGGTGCAAGAGGTTGTAGATTGTAGACACATCATGTCTTAAACCATCCTTGCCTGCTAGCTACTTAGGATCAATTACACTAACTTGTGTCCGTAAAGCATGCTAACAATAAAACATGCTTCCTCAGTGTTTACAGTCTGCAAGAAGCTTTCGCATTCAGAGTTTGATTTATGTttgttaaaacttaaaaaaaaggtGCAACTTTCTGTAATTGCAGGTTAGGCAAGGACCATGCCGCTGTGCGTACAAGCAGTACTGTGATTCTCAACAGCAATGTAGAGATCAACAACTGAATTCAGTAGAGTTGTTTCATCCCTGAACCTTACTCCTAGGAGCAATTGCTCCTGTTTTCCCAGATATTCGACAAGTTTGGCAGGTAGCTATTTGTGATCTTTCTTGAAAATCAACAATCTAATTAGTCTTGTGTAACATCATGCTCTTGGCATTGAGATCAAACATTTGTAGGGACTTTCCTccccttgttttgtttttgttttcaaagAGCTCTTATGTAATGCGAGGCAACAGTTCTGTAGTCGATGGAATTAAGTTTGTCGTTGCACATTATGTGAATCTAAATATCTTAAATTATCATAAGATCAACTCTGATCAAGGCAATGTTAGataaatacaacaaatgcaaATATTGAAACATGTTCCTTTTCTTCAAACAAAGCACACCAACTTAAACGTTATTGCA
This region of Zingiber officinale cultivar Zhangliang chromosome 9A, Zo_v1.1, whole genome shotgun sequence genomic DNA includes:
- the LOC122018778 gene encoding alkylated DNA repair protein ALKBH8 homolog, yielding MPVIQMSNSRFTKPKGLKHEPTPYLFIANCGPAVGIPFENIESAFSIFGKVIGVHAADETGARVIVCFSEVNAAEAAIKMLNGCPCAELGGRTLHIRYSAIQPPQKVHGDNVLPVSFLASDLDIPGIYLVHDFITLEEEQELLAEVDNRKWINLAKRRVQHYGYEFLYKTRNVDSKQFLGELPYFVSNILQKIASFPGLVDDQNKEMDQLTVNEYPCGVGLSPHIDTHSAFDELIFSLSVAGSCIMEFRRYPLGTWQFPSASVDEINEDSTLLSSNTIRKAIFLPSRSMLLMSGEGRYAWNHYIPHHKVDIIGDKQIRRSSRRVSFTFRKVRQGPCRCAYKQYCDSQQQCRDQQLNSVELFHP